Below is a window of Schistocerca cancellata isolate TAMUIC-IGC-003103 chromosome 4, iqSchCanc2.1, whole genome shotgun sequence DNA.
ctctcttaaaactcgttttctttcccccttccctatcctaaaaaaggcatccctctgacacctgtgaccactggtattttaccacttttgGCAGtatccccccttaagttttctgcaatcaacctagactgttttcccttctctttcctattgaggtgaaggccatgcctagtgcagTCCCTCCTaccgatagcatccacaggaatcagaccaatatgggaccctatatccgtcctaagcagccactccaactccaagttcaccctcccgacggaagagttcaaatgaggccgatcatggcgtctcaacacagacacaaatccaacactcgtatgcttcgttgctgatgctatcttcaccaggtcactctctatggagtattcagagtctctgtcaatgctatttcccggaccgcccactataaccacggcattcTGCTTCGTGAAATCTTTGCATAAataacctacatcctctgttacctgacccagatctgcactaggcttgaaaaagtttgtgacctggtactctggacctagattttcctgcagtagttggccaacacctctaccatgggagctacctaacaacagaactttgtttctctttacaaatttccctacctttttcaagtccttgaaagcttgttgtgccctttctacagcttcagctacatgaggctcatccgattctgactgaggcaacaggtcaaatctattttcaagatttatgacaaagctgtcaTATTAccagttgccacttcccacctctgttcacccttctccctctttaacctgtccagttcctcccttgccttgtctaaatcagcttgaagagctgcaattttcccttcctgttacaGTATTTTCCTGTCTGTagtgcagatcctacaataccactggtgagcctcatttatgtccccatttcccacgccactgGGACGAATGAACCCAATGCCATCAACAGACGTCGGACCTGGAGAGTTGGGATCGGTAGTACCTGAGCCACATGTGATGTACGAGAGGCATGATAGATGTTCACATATTGGGTGCGTTGAGAATGTCGagggctcgtagccggtgatctgcaagGCTAGCTCTGATGGCCTGTAGCAAACGCCTACCGTTAATCGCCGCTGAGCGACGGAGATCGGCTGTGAATTCAGTATTAGGACCGACATATTGTGAGAGAGAGTCTATAGGTTTGGAAAGGTGAGTTTGAGGCTATCAGTATATGCGGCATATTTGGCCGTATCTGTGGACTGCATTGCCTTAAAGTTTAAATTATTTACCTCAACAAGGGGCCATACACcttagtatctgacataaattttaATATGATGCTTCTATCCGTTCCTAAGGAAAAGCAGCTTTAACAGACGAAAAGATAGAGAGACTGACAataaatggcaaaaaatatttttatgtaatataattacaaatttgttTTCCGACTTTTTCCTctacttatactgtgaaaccttacttctcatcaaatttcatgcTTCTAGGCCACTGGGCAGTATCAGATAGGTCTTGatcgagtttgcgagtatcgaagtatgtgacatgaatggccctatattttgactgcattgactttgaAGCTTAAATCTCACAGACCACCAAGAGACCGTAGATCTCAGTAtgtcaaaaaaaaattcaaaatgttcacTTTACCCGTTACTGAAGAAAAGTAGTCTTATAAACCagtaaaagtttggaaatttgtggtaaggtcctatgtgagcaaactgctgaggtcatcggtccctaggcttagacgctacttaatctaacttaaaactaactacggctaaggacaacacacacatccatgcccgaaggaggacccgaacctccgacggggggagccgtgagaACCGTGACAAGGACAAGGCGCCTGAGATCGCGCGGTTACCTCGCGCGGCTCTTATGAATCGTACAGCAGGCAGACAGAGTGgctagacgggggggggggggggcagatggacAACAGAGTGATCCGATAAGGGatccatttttaccgactgaggtgcgAAACCTTAAAAAGGAAGAAATATGGGAGGGCTAAATGTTTTGTACGATAGTCTCTTGAATATAGAAGCCGACACTAATTCTGCTATGAACACAGATGCAATTGGACAGTATTATTCTACTGTGAGACTCAGTACCAAGAGATCAAAACTGctggctcctgtctgtgatgaaaggGTGTGTGGTTTCCGGATAGCGTCTGTCACTTCTCCACAAATATTATGTTGTGGCAGAAGATGGAATATTGGTCATGCTTTTCTTCTTATAGGAGAAGGATAGTAAGTTTCCTCAGTCATTCGATCCATTTTTATACATAAATCAAGTTCACGCCCTAGATTAAAAATAGACAGAAGCATAAAGTGGCATTTATGGCCAACCTCTAGaaaatcacattaaaaaattaTCAGTGCTGTTCGAAATACATAATATGCTCAGATTATATTTGGGGATGGTAGTGCAATTGTAAACATGCTGATGCGTAAAACGAGGTCTTAGGATCGAGCCCGTCTTCCAGCGCTCTTGTGCGTCACAAAATGTGCTATCCGTGTAGTTGATATTCACAAATACAAAAGTTTTGTGTCCATTAACCACTTTCCGACGAAGTATAATATCTAAAAATTGAACTCTCCACTCAACCCTTTCATATGATGATTCACATAGTCAGGGTGACAACTGTTGGACGAGTAGGTTGTGTTCTTACTTCACTCCACACGGCCAATTGAAAATCTCAGATGTTCTGAGCAGTTCGTCACTGCTACCGAGAAAAAATAACAGAGATACTAAGAATCATAATGTGAATGGTCCACGAAAACACATTTCTACATAAAAAGTGTCCTTGAAAGAGTCTTCAGGGCACATATAACACACATTTATTAATATCAAACACAATATAGATATAATTTATTAAGTCACGTAAGTGCGTAATGAAAAAGCTGCCGAATGTGAACCCAAAACGCCGACATCGCATTCACAGGCGGAATGCTTACCACGGAGACTCTACTGCTCCAGAACGAAAGGCACTTATTCGTACTGGACGCCACAGTCATGAACTTTACATATGCTGAATTACGGATGGATCGTTGAGGGAAAGTTCGCATCCCTTCACACCCCTCCTTATCAATGAAAATTCAATGAGTGAAAAGCTCATGGTGTGGGGTCCGCTTACTGAGAGATGTTCGGAATGTGAACTCCAGCGTCCTCTTACATGCGCAGCCTTAACCAAATAATTGTGGAAATACCGTGAATTGAGACATCTGTCACTTTAAATTCATAAAGATAGAAATATTCTGCTGCGTCTGCAAATGCTGAATCAATGAAACAGATACGAATCTAAATTTTTTAACATGCACATGTTTCTCACGGTATTCTGTCTCGTTAATGAAAATTTATCTATAGTTGAAGGGCACATGCGTTAGTAGCACAGTAACGTTACGGAAGGCTTAGGACAAAAAGTGTATACTTATTTGGCGAGTCGGGTTTCGAAGCACCCACAAGAAAGATTTTACTTAGTATATCGAGGTATTCATTCTACTATAACTTACTCTGACTGCAATAATATTGAGAGACcaatttattcataaaatatcTGTCAAGGTCACAGAAACATGGTCATATATTATGACACCATGagttatcaccgagcgaggtggcgcagtggttagcacactggactcgcattcgggaggtcgacggttcaatcccgtctccggccatcctgatttaggtttcccgtgatttccctaaattgtttcaggcaaatgccgggatggttcctttgaaagggcacggccggttaccttcccaatccttccctaacccgagcttgcgctccgtctctaatgacctcgttgtcgacgggacgttaaacactaaccaccaccaccatgagtTATCATTTTACAATTTTGCACTTTCATAGTACCAGTACACCTAAACGcaagaagcatttccgaaacgtctaagGTATGCCGAAGAACACCACATGAATTTTAGCTACAGCAGCTTGCCGTGTAAGTAGGAAATTTCGTTTATCCCCGCTTGCCGTGTTATGTCCTACGTAAGCGACAGAAGTGaccgacagcgcgcgacagcttcaggcgacaaaatacAAGCGCAGGTGTTGTTACGTAattgtcctacgtgagcgacatctgtgtcgctgcctgccTCCCGCTGCAACTGCTGACGTTTGAAagcaaacgtgtttgaatcttgtcgcttgTAGCGCATGCGACAGCGGCAGCCATAGTCCAAACTGTACAGGGTTTTGTGAGGCAGCAGACAACATGTCGACGGATTTCGCCGAATTTTTAATAGCAGAAGTTAGTAAGAGGCGCTGTTTATGGGATAtaagacagaaaaactaccagaataGATTCATATGTGATCAAGAATGGGCAGCAGTGCCCAATGCAGTGGGCTCAACAAGTAAGTATtggtttattttttttcttttgtctgtgTGAATACTCATATTTATGTTATTACGATAtcaaaaaaaaattggttttattgtttatGATCGTATATCAGTTACAAGTTCATATCATTTgagttatttcttttcttttctgattccGTTTTACAACTGTCAAAAAGTTATTAAATATGTAtgagaatttttaaatatttgattaGAATTACTGTTTAAGACCCATTTTACATTACGATACATAGTAATGTAAGACATTGGCGTCTGTGATGAAGGTAGCAATTACGTACTTGCACCACttaaattttctatattttatttacACAATACACCCAAAAATAGACTTAAGGGATTTACTTATCATTAAAATAAAGCTTTTATGAATATACGCTTCAGTTTTGACTTTTATAACGATATGTATGCTGAATATGAGCTGTGCAAACGTAGACATTGCGCTCAATATCAGATTTTCTTCATCTTTACAAATCCTTGACTCAaaagattttccttttttttcatggcACCTGCCATACgtttgcttttctttttctgtattatcTAAAAACAATGTAAGGACTAGAATAGAAAGTTGTCATGTTATTAAACATTCCTGAACATTCTGATATAGTTGGCCGTTCGTTAATTGTTGTAGGCAGTCTCAATGtgcatgtaacgaaatattttattttttcgatAACGTGAAGAAAACTGTAATTACGCTACTTAGTACGAGGCGTGTTTGTTTATGTAAGTTctgttttgccacaccgcggccgcagcgctgcagtcggtgttctgcgcatgcgcactgggtacctacatctgctgtctatgcactgacgccattacagtctgattcttccttgtttactttTGTACCGAGTGTTTAAGAtgtctccgataatcgtgagtcccgccgactgtgaagtacgggctgttataagatttcttagtgctaaagccataaaagcgatcgatattcatcgtgagatctgtgcagtttacggagaaaacattatgagtgatggaatggtaagagattgggtgagagcatttaaagatagccacacaaatgtgcatgatgaacaacggagtgggcatcctttggccgttaatgaaagtttggtgaaggaagtggacaataaggtgagagaaaatagactctttacgatttcctccttgcaggatgactttcctaatgtttctcgtagtgttctgTATGGAATTGTAACCgaccacttgaattaccgaaaattatgTGCTCGCtgggtaccaaaaatgttgacattcagacagtgcattgactttccttgagtggtaccacaatgacggtgatgatttcttaagccaaattgttatgggcgatgaaacatgggtggcctacgacacaccagaatcaaagcaacagtccatggaatggcagcATTCAGATTCGCCCAGAAAAGTGAAgcttaagcaaacaatttctgccccaaAAATCATGTGCAcaattttttgggacagaaaaggagtattgcttgcgGAATTTATGCCTCATAaggagacaatcaatgcagcagcttactgtaagacattgcacaatctgcgctgtTCAATTTAGAACAAAAGACGTGGTAAGTTgaccaagggcatcgttttgctgtaagacaatgccctaccgcatgtggcgaatcagactaaAGATTTCATCACACCTTTTCGATGGGAAAATCTAGATCATCCTACGTGCTGCCCTGATCTTGCACCCAGTGGCTACCATctattcctgcacttgaagaaacacctgggaggtcagtgtcttcaagatgatgatgaagtcaaaacagtggcgatgcagtggttaacaagtcaggtggcagacttctatgaggagggtattcaaaaactggtacctcaatattgacggaaattatgtagaaaagtagattaaggtacaggctttcacgtaaaaacaaaattattgagatatcttaaaaATTAAGTGGTATATAATCTGTAGAATAACAAGTTTCACTTTCATCTTATTCTCTATCATTTTTGCTCAAGTGAAAAACTGAggacattttcctttcattttggcTAATATTTCCAGGTATACTGCAGTTGTTTTACATATTCCTACTTCAATCTTAGCATAATTAATGGGTCTCTTAATACAATGGAAAATATAAATCCACAGTCCCAAAGATAACTTTTATTACATATCTGCTTATCTGGTTTCAGAAGACTATGCCAAAAACAGATGGAAATCCCTGAGAGACTGTTTCCGGAGAGAACTGAAGAAGAAACCAATATCATCATCAGGTGATGCAGCTAATGCATGGAGTAGCAAGTGATGTTACTTCCAGGCGTTAATGTTCCTGAAGGACATAATGACACCAAGAGAGACTGGAACAAATGTGGCACTCGAATGTCAACAATCACTGTCATCAAATGGTGACAGTGACACTGAAGTGCCAGACACTGATCTTGGTGAAAGTATAGTCTTCGATGGCAATGTTGATTGTGTTGTGACTGAGGAGTTCCTGCCCAGCATAGGAGATCATAACTCTCTTGCTGCCACATCACCACCTCCACCGTCACTGACACGGTCAGCAAAGAGAAGACAATCTGCTAGTTTTGAGAGAGAACTGCTGGAAATGGAAGCAAAAAAGATCAAAATTTTGGAGTCACAAGCCGAATGTGaggacagaaagtttttgttgtcaTTGGTACCTTATTTTAAGCAAATTGAACCACTACAAAAATTAGAAGCAATGGGGCAGATAACTGATGTACTGAGaagcaaaatttcaaataaaacataATACAAACAAGTGTCTTTTTTTGTCTGTAACCGTATATTGTATCCTGCCATTCTGGTTTCAGTGAGTCAAGGCTGTGGATTGTAACTAGCAATCTAGTTTTTATTAGTGACATGTAGCTGCTATAAATTAATCACAACTGTTTAAAAGCACTTACCATGATGGTCTCTTTGTTTGCATTTTCATAGATTTGTACAAGCTCCCATTAGAAAGCATTCTCAGAATTTTGTTGCCATGTGCTGTCGAAACAACGAGACACAGGACACGATTTATATAACTTAGGTTCAAGTAGTACAATACATTGTGGATAGATTAAATCTGTTAAGTAAACTGATCAGCAGGAAGACCAAGTAGTGATGCGCCAAAAAGGTTGTGGAAATTTGTACGTGAGTATATTGGGATAAGTGTGTGTATATTTCAAGACTGGAGAATGTATTGGACTGAGGCAAGACATTAAACATGTAGATTGCAGCTTTTAGCAATAAATGTGGGGAAAATGCCACACGTCTGAAATATCATAAGTTGAACTGCAGGTAGACCAAGTAGGGGTGAGGCAAAAAGGTTGAGGGGCTTTGTACATGGGTATATTGGGACAACTGTTTGTACATTTCAAGAATAGTGAATGTTTTTGTACTGAGGCCAGATATTTCTACTAGAGGATGGCAGTTTTATATACCAGGAGCAGGGATTATGGCACATTTTGGATACTGTTTGAAATGTAATAGGTTTGTTGGTCTGTAGTGGGACAAAGAGATGGTGTTTTTCTGTCATCCATCATGTACCATAGATTACATCAGGGAGGAGAACGTTCAGGAACGTGGAGCAAATCAAGATATACACTGTTGTTGGTGCATACACTGTCTGCACAAGGATCTTTATTCCACTTCTTATTTCTGGGTTCTGTGTTTATAGCCACTGGATTACACAGAGCTTTCCTCTCCCCACAAGATACTTTAGTGCCAGGAGTTATCCAGTGTTTATCTTTTTGTTCAGTTTTGCCCTTGTTTTATTATTGAAAAACGAGattggaattgaaacttcctggcagaataaaactgtgtgcccgaccgagactcgaactcgggacctttgcctttcacgggcaagtgctctaccatctgagctacccaagcacgactcacgcccggtactcacagctttacttctgccagtacctcgtctcctaccttccaaactttacagaagctctcctgcgaaccttgcagaactagcactcctgaaagaaaggatattgcggaaacatggcttagccacagcctgggagatgtttccagaatgagattttcactctgcagcggagtgtgcgctgatatgaaacttcctggcagattaaaactgtgtgcccgaccgagactcgaactcgggaactttgcctttcgcgggcaagtgctctaccatctgagctacccaagcacgactcacgcctggtactcacagctttacttctgccagtacctcgtctcctaccttccaaactttacagaagctctcccgcgaaccttgcagaactagcactcctgaaagaaaggatattgcggagacatggcttagccacagcctgggggatgtttccagattgagattttcactctgcagcggagtgtgcgctgtgagtaccgggcgtgagtcgtgctacggtagctcagatggtagagcacttgcccgcgaaaggcaaaggtcccgagttcgagtctcggtcgggcacacagttttaatctgcaaggaagtttcatatcagcgcacactccgctgcagagtgaaaatctcattctggagattggAATTGTTcctgaaatacactcctcgaaattgaaataagaacaccgtgaattcattgtcccaggaaggggaaactttattgacacattcctggggtcagatacatcacatgatcacactgacagaaccacaggcacatagacacaggcaacagagcatgcacaatgtcggcactagtacagtgtatatccacctttcgcagcaatgcaggctgctattctcccatggagacgatcgtagagatgctggatgtagtcctgtggaacggcttgccatgcacatttccaccttgcgcctcagttggaccagcgttcgtactggacgtgcagaccgcgtgagacgacacttcatccagtctcaaacatgctcaatgggggacagatccggagatcttgctggccagggtagttgacttacaccttctagagcacgttgggtggcacgggatacatgcggacgtgcattgtcctgttggaacaacaagttcccttgccggtctaggaatggtagaacgatgggttcaatgacggttaggatgtaccgtgcactattcagtgtcccctcgacgatcaccagtggtgtacggccagtgtaggagatcgctccccacaccatgatgccgggtgttggccctgtgtgcctcggtcgtatgcagtcctgattgtggcgctcacctgcacggcgccaaacacgcatacgaccatcattggcaccaaggcagaagcgactctcatcgctgaagacgacacgtctccattcgtccctccattcacgcctgtcgcgacaccactggaggcgggctgcacgatgttggggcatgagcggaagacggcctaacggtgtgcgggaccgtagcccagcttcatggagacggttgcgaatggtcctcgccgataccccaggagcaacagtgtccctaatttgctgggaagtggcggtgcggtcccctacggcactgcgtaggatcctacggtcttggcgtgcatccgtgcgtcgctgcggtccggtcccaggtcgacgggcacgtgcaccttccgccgaccactggcgacaacatcgatgtactgtggagacctcacgccccacgtgttgagcaattcggcggtacgtccacccagcctcccgcatgcccactatacgccctcgctcaaagtccgtcgactgcacatacggttcacgtccacactgtcgcggcatgctaccagtgttaaagactgcgatggagctccgtatgccacggcaaactggctgacactgacggcggcggtgcacaaatgctgctcagctagcgccattcgacggccaacaccgcggttcctggtgtgtccgctgtgccgtgcgtgtgaccattgcttgtacagccctcgcgcagtgtccggagcaagtatggtgggtctgacacaccagtgtcaatgtgttcttttttccatttccaggagtgtatatttaagaaAGAGTTAATGTTGCCATTAACATGCTTTATAAATTTCTCCCCTACATTCTTCCTATAACTTCTCTCTATGGTGATAGTCATTGTTAATGGTACTGTGATATAGCAGTTTtggtatggtggtggtggtggtggttagtgtttaacatcccatcgacaacgaggtcattagagacggagcgcaagctcgggttagggaaggattgggaaggaaatcggccatgccctttcaaaggaaccatcccggcatttgcctgaaacgatttagggaaatcacggaaaacctaaatcaggatggccggagacgggattgaaccatcgtcctcctgaatgcgagtccattgtgctaaccactgcaccacctcgctcggtgttcgtTTTGGTATGATCAGTACCTAACTGGCTAGTAAATTTCATTGATAACATTTGAATATCATGGTCAGATAAATGATTGACTGTAGGTTTCACAGCAAAACAACTGAATGTTGTTGGATTTGGAACTAAATTGTCAGTAACTCTTTCACAGTCTCATTCAATTGTCATACAGAATGACACTGTGGAAAATGATACAAAGATGAACATGAACATTCTCATGAATTAAAAGTGCTAACAGTTTTCTTCATTGGTAAATATGTTTGTGAAGACATATATTTATGCTCTAGTTTGTAATGAAAACATTCTAGTATGTTTTTAAATGAAGTTTATTCCAAATTTCCATTTTGTACACTATTAAAATAATTACGAAATGCATTTCTGATATTTGTTGACTCTCGACGTGAAGAATTTAACCTCACTGAGCTACGAATATTTGTTCCCACTCTTGACTCAGTGACTGTTAAATGTGGAGTCAACACCttatttttcaataataatattATGCAGAACAGTTGTTGCTTTCACAATGGCTACTGCATTGTCCACATCCGTTTATATTAGTTTCAAGAAGATTCTCCATTTTGAGGAGAGAATTCCAAATGAGTAGTATTCAACTCACCTTGCTCATGAAAGCCTCTCATTAAAGACTGCCTTTTCAGCAGTTAAATTTCTTCCTGGGTATGGTCTCATTAAGTATGACAGTGGGACACTTCATCTCCAAGAAACACATGTGGCACTTTCATGTTCTAATTTGGCAGGAATGATTCCCCAGGCAAAATTATTACATTTGATTCAATTTTCTTACAGAATACTGAATTATTGAATACTCCAGCATCACTGTCTCTTCCATATGCACCAACAT
It encodes the following:
- the LOC126184022 gene encoding uncharacterized protein LOC126184022, coding for MSTDFAEFLIAEVSKRRCLWDIRQKNYQNRFICDQEWAAVPNAVGSTKDYAKNRWKSLRDCFRRELKKKPISSSGDAANAWSSK